AAtaagttaaataaaattaaaatacactctaaaccatttgaaatatcatattaggattaaaataaatatttataataatttagaaataatatcacccaaataaaaagtaaaaattagCTCATTATAATATTCTTGCCACGGTAACAAAGACATAGTAAACCTACTTAAAAATACTTTAAATAATCTATACGAGTTAGATATCTCAATCAAAATAGCTATAACTCTagaaatataatatcataatgaTTTATTCACCCCTTGGTGTAGACGAGGATGTACTTGACAGAGTTGTTAGTATTGATATAATTACATAAAGGGGTGAACGTCCTAAAAGTTTTGTACTTACGAAAGAGGTCGATGTAAAAATCCATCAGCCTATGGAGGTTTAGGAACTCATGAAAGATGGTTCCTGCAATTGGTGGGTAATGACCATTACATAAACAGTTATTTCAGTAGATAAAATGTTACAATTATGATTACGACTATAAGAGCTATCTAAAAAGATGAGAGATTATAAACTTGAGATGGATTGCATGAAACCCAAAGAGGAAGGAAATGAGAATGAAGATCGTGTCGATCCCCTCTCGACTTTGTTGTTGGAAGATGCCACAGCAGTGGGGCGACGGACCCTAACACATTACGCTGGCATGTCGAAAGAGGATAGATTCCATATCACATGATAGATAGGGTGTCGGAGTCAGAATTTGCAATTTAGTATGGCTATTTAGTCTTGACTACTTTGGCTGAGATTTTATATTTCTAGGAAGGCAAAGGATCCAAATGAATCATCATAACTCAATATTTATAGAAGTAGGACTTCCAGTCCTGGATCACCAAGTTTCATTTCCTCAATATTTAAAGATGCATAAGAGGTTCATGCTTTTTCGGTGGAGGCTATATTAAATAACAAAAGAAAGCATGATTTAAGCATACTAATCTGCGTTCAAGTAACCTTGTCTGTGACGAGCAGCGAGATGGAGTCCTCCATAAATTTGAAGAGTGATCATGGTCCTGTATCTCACAGTGTTCATGTCTTCCCACATCTTGAATTTAAAGAAGCACAATAGTGTAGCAGCAAGGATCTTCATCTGCCTGTACGCGAACTCCTTTCCAAGACAGATGCGAGGGCCAGCCTACAATACCACGAGCATCCAAAGAATCAATCACCATCAGATCGACTTATCCAGCTAATTGCAGGTTTTTGGTTGCCTCACCTGGAAAGCAGGGAACTTGAAGGGGCTTTCTGGCACAAATACGCCGTTACTGTTGAGCCATCTCTCTGGTCGGAAATCCTCTGCATCCTCACCCCACAAGAACTGCATTCTTCCCATAGGATAAGGTTGATAGTTTACCAAGTCTCCTTTCTTGACGTCGAATCCATCTGGTAATGTGTCATCCGAGAAACAATGCTTGACATCCTATGAAGACACATGTGAGTGTCAGTAAGTAGGCACGGAGTGCTAACAAGGATCGACCAGCATATTAGCTTCAGATAGTTCACCAGTGGAACTGCAGGGTACAGCCTGAGAGTCTCGGTCAGAGATGCGTGAAGGTACTGCATCTCGTTGAGGGCTTCCTCGGTTAGGCTTGCGACGAATTCGTCGATGGTCACTTCGCCTTTTATCTTGGTTGCTTCTCTCGCCTCTTGTGCTACTTTTTCTTGTACATTGGGATGCTTGCATAGCATATAGAAGAACCATGAAAGAGTCCCTGCCGTGGTGTCCCTTCCCGCAATCACAAAGTTGAGTATGATGTCTCTCAAGTACTTGTAGCTCATGTCATCAGGATTTTTCTCTCGTTCTATTAGAAATCTCGACAATATGTCTTCTTTTTCCATCTGCCATGAAGAAGATATGGTCAGTATGTAGAACCtccagtttcaagatatcaatgccAGGTGTGACTTACGAATCCGGTTTGTCGTTGAGACAATTGCTCAATCTTTGTATCGATCAATTTATACACAAAATCATCGATCGATTTGAGGTTCTTCTTCATCTTGGCTTCTGAGCCAATGTTGAGGAACCTCTTGACCTTCCAAAAGACATCAAGAAACCGGAGCATTATTTGAGCGCTAGCATCGTCGAACGCCTTGGCAAAAGTTCTCCCCTCTTCACTCGATCCGGACAACGTATCCAACTCCACACCAAACCCAACTTTACATATGGAATCTAACGTCGACTTCATGAGCAAATCCTGAAGAGAGATGAAGGAATGGTCAATCTCGGCAAGGTTAGGACGGCAGCATGTTCTAAGTCTCGCTTACTTGGATCTCGATCATTTCATTAGAGCTCGCAGCGTTTGAGATTATCTTAGCAAGTCTGGCAGCAGTGCTTCTGAACACCACACTGCTGCTGTCCCTCAGCACCTTTGTGGAAAATTCGAAGCTCGCTAGTTTTCTCTGATGGCGCCACTTCTCATCATCCACCGCAAAGATCCCGTCGCCAAAGAAGTCGCACATAAGATCGTAAGTAAAGCTCCCCTGCAAAGAAGGTGACGTTCATCGGGCAATTCTCTATTCCCTATATCTCACACATCTCAGTAAAAGCCTTTTAGTTGGGAGATGATTGAAGTACCTTCCCATAGTTTGCAAAGTTGGTTTTGAGGATGTGCTCGACGTTGGCAGGGTCGACAGTGTACACATAGTTGCAGAAGGGGGTGAGGATCCTGAAGGTCCTGTACTTGCGAGAGAGGTCGGTTTGGAAATCTACCAATTGACGGAGGTTTAGCAATTGGTGGAATACTGTTCCTGCGACGGGTGGATAATTTGGCTTCCTTCGGTGAACACTTGATGAGCAGCGCTGCAGCAATGGTTTCAGGAGGAAGAGTGCCAGCATCACACTGGCAGCAGCGAGAGCTGGGAAGACGGGAGAAGGGAAACTTGAGAGGAAGTCCATGAATCCCGATCGATGAGGTTGGGAGAGATAAGAATGAGAGATCTTCTTTTGTTGATAGAAGATGCTTCGTAAAGATGGGCAATCTGAACAAGTGGCAATAAATGTTCTTGGATACTTTGCCTACCACAAAAAGCCGTGAAGATATGGAGAAAGAGTTGAGATTTTTAGACGTAGCTTTTGGCCCCATACCGTGGCCCTGAGACGGACACATAAATCCTATTCGGGTGCCGTGCGCATTCAACAAGTTCATAGTTTAAGGATCCCACCCACCCCCTTCGCCCTCCTGAGTCGCCGATGGGCGTAAGACTCGCTTCCAGCATCAGAAGCTTACCAAAGATGCTACCGTACGTCCTCGCAACAAGACACACAGAATGTACATAAAATCTTCTGAACTGACCCCACCACGAAATGGTGATGTTTCGTTCCGACTGCCTACCTTAAAAGTGGTCAAATaatgtttgatatttttttaaattatatttgatcTAGATGTTACTTTACAAATTCTCTTGATACTAtgctaataattttttctttcatttctcaAATTATCCCATAATATCCTCTAAAATCATAAGATTGTCATgaaatgaaattttatttatttataaaaattatttttatatttattatatatctaggtCATACgaaattttttataagattatatgtgtgtgtgtgtaagtattcacttttgaatatatattaaaaatattagaagtgTAAATTTGTTATATAGTATATAGTATTCAATGAAATTATAAAATACAATCTTACCAAGCAACACTTACATCAATAtacatttaaaaatataatttttatttattatttaccaAACATTCAAGATATTACACAAGTACACATTTactcaattttttttctctaaatatacattaaaatataaatatattcctgAACACACCCTACGATTAACAAATCtcttcataaaattattatttttatttgaaaaatatgatTATTTTGATCATTCTAAGTTCATCTGAAGATGACTTTGAAGGTATACACATCTTAATATaagttttatatataaataaaatttatcttcTCAATTCTATACTAGTTCAGGTCTAATTATTGGTTCTACTTGTCTCATCAATTATTCATTCGCCTatttatcacttttttttttaaaggttCCTATCATATCTTTATGCAAATTTATATTCTAATTTTCTTTTAGACTTCACCTTATTGCAGCTTATCCATGAAAAGTATAATGCAAAAAAATGAACAATCAAACAATAAAGTGTAAAAAATTATTCTTACTAAATTACTATTTATTTATCTGGACAAGTGATTTTATCAATATCTAGGTCAAACAATTTTGTAAGCCATTTTTTTTTTGGCTCATTTTGATAGATCACAGCTTTTCTTTCATGATCAATTAACTCTTAAATTTGTAACACATGCTTAagtaatataattttcttttccaagaaaaaatgatttttatcgatgcaattattttttaataaactaATGAATCCATTGTTTAGATTAATTGATTTTCATAGAatgtattgaatctcgaattttgatgatgaaatcaattgatatattTATGATCACAAAAGAAGAAGGTTGTGATCTAAGAAAGGTTTGACCTAGATATCGATGAAATCACTTGTTCAGATAAATAAATAGTAATTTAGTAAGAATAATTTTCTACATGTTATTGTTTGATTGCTCATTTTTTTGCATTATACTTTTCATGGATAAGCTGCAAAGATATATAACTTGAAGTctaaaaaaagatataaaatataaatctgcCTAAAGATAAATATACGATAGGAACCTTCcccaaaaaaaaaagcaagaccATGTTATGTATGTTTAAGTGATAAATAGGTGAATGAATAATTGATGAGGTAAATAGAACCAATAATTAGTATAGAATTGagaggatacagaactaaaaaaagaaataattttattggaTGCCTCCAAAGAAGCCAAAGATTACTaatagataaaatttatttttatataaagattatATTAAGATGTGTATATCTTCAAAGCCATCTTCAGATGAACTTAACACATAAGCAGGTTAATGATCAaactaatcataatttttaaataaaaataataattttacgaAGAGACTTGTTAATCGTAAGCTATGTTTAGGAatacatttatatttttaatgtatatttagagAAACAAATTTGATTGGATGTGTACTTGTGAAATGGCTAATATATATTGATGTAAGTGTTGTTTGGTAAGATTGTATTATAAAATTTCATTGAACACTACATAACAAATTTatctttctaatatttttaatatatattcaaaataaatacatattatatatattcttataaaaaaatttgtatggccaagatatataattaatatgaaaaataattatatgaataaatataaaataatttttaaaaataaataaataaaaatttatctcATGGAAATCTTATGATTTTAGAGGATATCAAtttgagaaaataaataaaaattattagcaTAGTATCAAGAGCATTTGTAAAGTAATATCCAGATCAACTAtaactaaaaaaaattatcaagcatTAATTCATGGCGGAGTAAGACGAAAGGATTCCACCTTATTTGACCACTTCTAAGGTTAGGCAGAGTAAGTTTGGTGGCATCTTTTGTAAGTGGAAGCGAGTCTTCCGCCCATCGTCGACTCGGGGGGGTGCGGGGGGCGGCGGGGCGGCGGGGCGGCGGGGAGATGAAGTCGAATCCGCACGCAGCCCATCGTCTACTCGGAGGGGATGATTAAACTGAGAACTCGAATGCGCACGGCACTCGGATAGGATTTATGTGTCGGTCTCAGGGCCACTACAACTAAAAATCTCAGCTCTTTCTCCACATCTTTGTGGCTTTTGGTTGGTAGGCAAAGTATGCAAGTACATTTATTGTCAGTTGATAAGATTGCCCTTCTTTGCAAGGCATCTTCATGTTGCAATCTACCGACAAAAGAATGTTTGTAAAACATTCTTATCTATCCCAACATCATCGATCGGGATTCATGGACTTTTTTTCCAGTTTCCCATCTCCCGTCTTCCCAGCTCTCACTGCTGCCAGTGTGATGCTGGCACTCTTCCTCCTGAGACGATTGCTGCGGCGCTGCTCGTCAAGTGTTCACCTAAGGAAGCCAAATTACCCACCCATCGCAGGAACAGTATTCCACCAATTGCTAAACCTCAGTCGATTGGCAGATTTCCAAACCGACCTCTCCCGCAAGTACAGGACCTTCAGGATCCTCACCCCCTTCTGCAACTATGTTTTCACTGTCGACCCAGCCAACGTCGAGCAC
Above is a genomic segment from Musa acuminata AAA Group cultivar baxijiao chromosome BXJ3-4, Cavendish_Baxijiao_AAA, whole genome shotgun sequence containing:
- the LOC103976143 gene encoding cytochrome P450 704C1, with translation MDFLSSFPSPVFPALAAASVMLALFLLKPLLQRCSSSVHRRKPNYPPVAGTVFHQLLNLRQLVDFQTDLSRKYRTFRILTPFCNYVYTVDPANVEHILKTNFANYGKGSFTYDLMCDFFGDGIFAVDDEKWRHQRKLASFEFSTKVLRDSSSVVFRSTAARLAKIISNAASSNEMIEIQDLLMKSTLDSICKVGFGVELDTLSGSSEEGRTFAKAFDDASAQIMLRFLDVFWKVKRFLNIGSEAKMKKNLKSIDDFVYKLIDTKIEQLSQRQTGFMEKEDILSRFLIEREKNPDDMSYKYLRDIILNFVIAGRDTTAGTLSWFFYMLCKHPNVQEKVAQEAREATKIKGEVTIDEFVASLTEEALNEMQYLHASLTETLRLYPAVPLDVKHCFSDDTLPDGFDVKKGDLVNYQPYPMGRMQFLWGEDAEDFRPERWLNSNGVFVPESPFKFPAFQAGPRICLGKEFAYRQMKILAATLLCFFKFKMWEDMNTVRYRTMITLQIYGGLHLAARHRQGYLNAD